ttattattgttgttgttattgttgttattattattatatccctctcccctcctgaggtttctagcagctgatattcagaagcattgctgcctccagctgtggagacaAGAGCGTAGCCATCCTGGCTattagccatcaatagccctctcctcgatgaatttgtctcatcctcttttaaagctgatgaacaccactgtctcctgtgggagggagttccacagtttaactctgtgctgcgtgAAGGAATTCATTCTATctgccccgaatcttccaacaggCAGTTTCGTTGTATGTCAAAAATCATGTTAAAAAACTGGGGTCCTATACACAGATagtagcctggggggggggaagagctgtGCGCTGGTTGGTGACCCACACTCTAGGGAGCTTTCCCACCCGCAGTGGCGTGGGGGTAGCAGCTGCCCACTTTGCcaaccccctaaaaaaagctcaacaactttgggccatctcccctcattttctttaaatttagtcccccaaaataggggccgtcttatacatgggggtgtcttatacgcGGAAAAAAAGAATCCACACATACAGAACTAAGAGTCTACCTGCAGAAGCCCGTGATGTACCAGTAAGTGACCGTCTCCCAGCGCTCAAAGACGAAAAAGGAGAGGCAGATGGAGGCACTGCTGTGGGCAGCCAAAGCTAGTGGGGAGCAGTCAGGGAAACTGGCGTTGCAAAGTGAGGCCTGCAGTAGCCGGCAGCTCCACATGACCACATGAGCCGCTTGGCACAGAAAGGTGCCAGACATTTTGAGCCTGGGGGTGAactgggagagagaagaaaccACCCGGACACCAAAGATGAGAGATCAGCCACTCCCCCTCTGAGCATTTGCTGGATCAAATGTGATTTAGGTCACAGAGACCCACCCCCCAATAGTCACGAGCCGCGGCAATCCAAGATACCAAAGGCATTTACAATGCTTATTAGTAATTTTGAAGGCTCCTTCAGGGGACAGATCAGGCCAGATATAATTCGATTGTGAGAAACCGTTGACCACcgggtgctgctgaactacaactcccatcagtccacgaccaaggatgatgggagttgtagttcagcaacatctggcgggccaccaGCTGGTGTATTTTAATGAATACAATAGCAGTGGGTGCCCCTTCTAGGGGCAGGGACGTCGATCCTACAGAGGCCACAAAAATCCCAAGACACCCTTCTCCACTTTGAACCCAGTTACTTTCTCTGGAGTAGAAATGCCGGCCATTCCTGGccaatgcagccccccccccagcttccgcATTTCTTCTGCTCCTTGCCTTGCAAAGCTCTGCCACCAGAGGTGGCCGCCGTCTCGACTGACCTGCAGAAAACAAAGATCCACCAGTACAGGCCGCTGTCCCACTgttcaaagaggaagaagagcaaCGTAACGGCGGCAGAGGCGTGGGCGCCTGTGGCTGGAGCAGAAAGGAGGCTCAGTCAGGGAGCAACAACGCATGAAGGGCAGGGACTCCTCAAGCCCTCCTGGGGCAGCTGTGGGGCATCAGGGCTGGCCTACAGAGGGGACGGCGACAACCCAGAACCTCCCGCCCCCATGCGGGAACTGCCTaccagtgttcttcaaccctGATTACCCAGGGgctgtaggactacaactcccatcatccactgctAGCTTAGAAAAGTGGGCCAGGGgtgatgggctttgtagtcctACGACATCTGGGGACGCAAGGCTGAAGAACGCTGCCTGAGGGACTGAGGCGTAAGTGCTTTGGCAAAGCAGCCAGGAGCGGGCATCCAATGGGCCCCAGCACCTTCCGATGCCCACCTGCACAGGCACGAGATAATGTGGGCATCAGTGTCCAGTTCTTCTTTCAGCTCTCAGGTTCGGCTCCCTCTCTTTGCAGGTCTGATGAGTCCAAGTTGCCCTCTCTGTGGCTTCCCTCTGCCACCCACCCCACGTAACCTACGCCCAGTCTATCCCATTTTCAAAGGATACAGAGGAGGCTCTGCACATTGTTGAACATGGACACTCCAGAGAGAAAGCCAGCCAACTCCACTGCAAAAAGCCCGAGCGTCACCGACAGGGCAACCACCATCCTGAAGGGAGGAAAACCACAGGGAGGGTTACGTCTTGTGCAGGcagaggcaaccttggctctccagatgttttggaactacaactcccatgatccctagctaacagggccagtgggagttgtagttccaaaacatctggagagccaaggttgcctatccctggtctTGTGTCTCTAGAAAACCTGAAATTCCTTCCTGAGCCCAATTACAGTaatcagtctctctctccccatccagcTCCccaattcattctctctctctctctctcgcacacacacagacacacagacacacaacacaCTATTTGTTGGTggaatctgtctgtcttgggagacaatggaggactgCCCCCTTTGGcggtgaagtcaaactactggaaggttacagcgcctgttgtggctgttgtggaggactccctggtcctgaacaggGTAgccgtgcccctgaaggaccaggtgcacagcctgggagtcattttggactcacagctgtccatggaggcgtaggtcaattctgtgtccagggcgcctgtctaccagctccatctggtacgcaggatgagaccctccctgcccgcagactgtctcgccagagtggtgcatgctctagttatctctcgcttggactactgcaatgcgctctatgtggtgacccggaaactacaactaatccagaatgcggcagccagatgggggactgggagtggccgccgagaccatataacactggtcctgaaagacctacattgactcccagtacgtttccgagcacaattcaaagtgttggtgctgacctttaaagccctaaatggcctcggtccagtatacctgaaggagcgtctccacccccatcgttctgcccagacactgaggtccaacgccaagggccttctggcgtttccctcgctgcgagaagccaagtgacagggaaccaggcagagggccttctcggtagtggcacccgccctgtggaacgccctcccaccagatgtcaaagagaaaaacatctaccagacttttagaagacatctgaaggcagccctgttcaggcgctcctcccagcagtcattcctccacaaagagagagaaaagacaagccacaaagccaggggtgggggacctgaggCCTCTGACTGTTGCTTGGACCACACcttcctatcagtcccagccagcctgcgcaatggtcatggatgatttgGGACTTGTTAAGTAGAAAGCAGGCAGTAAAAGAGGGGTAggatagaggtttataaaattatggcGTCATGCATTGGCCGGGAATCGAACCCGGGCCTCCCGCGTGGCAGGCGAGAATTCTACCACTGAACCACCAATGCAATACGATCAGGCCTGGAATTTCTTAGCAAATATGCCAAGTATGAAGGACGTTAGAGCCCTAGGCAAACACAAGCTCCTCTTAAAGGCTAAttgtctggaatttcccactgCAAAAAATTATATTTGGCCCGCCTTGTTtgcctgcctttttttttaaccctccatcttttttttctttttttttaaaaagcagaagcctTTCCCtcaagtgcacatttaaagccccATCAGCATGGACAGCAGAGGCAACAGACTGATCAGTGGCCAACTTTGTCAGTCCTCGGATGAGAGGAAGCAGCCTATAATCTGCTCCGGCAACAATCCTGCTCCTTCTCTTCGCACGCCATCCCCACCCCGCTTTCAGGGCTTTAATCTAAACCTGGATTTACGGCTGCCGTCAGCTAGGTGGAGCAGTGGCCACATCTGCTGCGAAGACAGCAAGCGCTCCCAACCCTTTCGCGTGACAAGAGAGATGCCATTATCTGGTGCCCGTGCTGTTTTcattgtatgttttaaacagatttttaatATGTATATGGTCTTAATTCTATCGGTGTCCTTAATGATTACCTTTTCTACATTTTTAGCGGTTCTTGTTTATAATCTgaaaagggcagggtataaataaatacagcatcAGCGTCATCCGATGCTGGCGTTGCTAGATGATGAAAAACAGGAGGAGCTGGGGGAGACATCAGCACTCTCAGCATGAAACAGCAAtgtgaggggagagaaagagagagagagagagagagagagagagagagagagcacatacCTTGCAAGCACAGATtcataaatacacattttaaaaggaaaccttTCAGaccataaatcatagaatcatagaaccatagaatcgtagagttggaaacaccatcaaagcattcttgacatatggctgtcaagcctctgcttaaagacctccaaagaaggagactccaccacactccttggtagcaaattccactgtcgaacagctcttactgtcaggaagttcttcctaatgtttaggtggaatcttctttcttgtagtttgaatccattgctccgtgtctgcttctctggagcaacagaaaacaatctttctccctcctctatatgacatcctttcatatatttgaacatggctatcatatcaccccttaaccttctcttctccaggctaaacatacccagctccctaagccgttcctcataaggcatcgtttccaggcgaTTAGGTAGTTATTAGGTAGCCAAAAGGAACAGGGCAGAGGATGGCGGGGAACACATATTTTTCTGTCTTTATCAGCTTGTTTTTAGGGGCTgttaatatacatattttcctAATacttatatcccatctttctgaAAACAATCTAAGTGCCTTACAAATAAAACAGAGCAAAGCAACACTCAGATAAACTGAAAACCTAacaactggggcaacccagtcagatggttggggtataagtAATAGATTACTATTAATAATATTCTTATGAACAAGCTTTAAAAGATGCAGCAGTATTCAAGTCCTTATTTTAAATACATGTTCTGGAAAAGCCTACAAAAATAAATCAGCGTATTTCTCTTGGGAGCCTGTTTCAAGTTATGGCCACTGCAAccaaaaacctttttaaaagcatttttttaaaaaagagcagcagAAGCACCCAGAGAAGGGCTGTAGCAGAAAAAGTCCCAGGCAGAGCACTTACTCTgtgtcttggttctcaaactcctccTGGGTGCACTGGAGAGGCAGGGAAGCGCGGACATTGTTTTCCTGGATTGCAGAAGACAGAGAAGCCACTGTTTGGGCCATGCATTCACCCATCACAATATAACAAGGTAGCAGTAGCCTCATCACCTCTTTACTACTGCACTGGTTCCATTATGCTTTatctattttgtatttatttgcatttatatcccacctttcctccaaggtgcacATAGTTTTCCCCAcattatcctcccaacaaccctgcaagtTAGGTTCAGAGaccaggactggcccaaggtcacccagtgggcttcatggccaagtgaggatttgaaccctgcccccccccccagatcctagtccaacactctaactactacgcccacactggctctcaccctGTGCTTCTGTGGCAAGAGATAGAGGTacctgaagaagaagaacattCAGAGGCATGAAAAGATCAAGAGAGGTCAGCAGAATTATTGTGCGATCCAAATGCTAGGCTGTTCCCTACAACAcctcacatgtggtgggagtgacAACGGCATTCCCTCGCAGTACTTGAAAGAGGTCCAGGTTTCTTGCTTCCCAGAATCCCTTTCTTTCTAGAGCagctagatgttttggaccagaACTCCCAAAATATTATGTATTATGTGTTTTCATTTCGTATTTTTATGCCACGAACCGCCCTGTGACCTtcggatgaagagtggtataaaaatttaataaatattaataagtcaataggatgcaggtggcgctgtgggttaaaccactgtgccgctcgGGTTTGCAgatcgaaaggtcggcggttcgaataccggcaacagggtgagctcccgttgtttggtcccagctcctgtcaacctagcagtttgaaagcacacagtgcaagtagataaataggtaccgctctggcaggaaggtaaacggcgtttctgtgcactgctctggcttcgtcagaagcggcttagtcatgctgaccacatgacccacttaactgtcaggggtcccttcacctttttaATAAATCCTTGGCTCCATCTAGCATGGCCCTgtgatgggcaccaggttgggaatggCTGCTCTCCAGCAAAGGTTCTCAAAGTGTGGCGTGGCACCCACTTAAGAAATGCGCTGGGTTGCCAGGGGAAAGAGCAAACTCCTATCTCGCCTCTCCcacctaaggttaccagattttcttTCAATGAACGTGGGGCCACTTTTAAACTTCCATGGATTTTGTATggagactgatttgtaaatctggggactgtccccggtaaacggggacatctggtaatcAAGCCCCAGTGTGCCTCTTAAGGGGATCAGCACACAAACACTGGGCACCCCACCCTCCTCGCATGCCATCTATGAGGGCCAACAATATAATCTCTATCCCACCCACCAAGCCTTGAACTAAAATCGCATTCCTGCCCCATCCCCGCGAGGCATTTGCTCTCAGAAGGCCATATTTAACAGCGCCAGGCAAACTGCCCGTCTTGGGCAAAGGCTGGAACTGGGGTCTTATTTTTTTGTTGACGCTTACTTGTGGGAGACAGAAGCTCTTCTTTGGAAAGCATAAGGCCCGtcacaccattaaaaaaagaaataggagTACGTTGAGAAGGGGAAGGGATGGAGTTTCTCACCCTGGACCAGAAGATGGTGATGACGATGACCAAATGGGCCGTGAGGGTGAGGAATCGTGAGGGAACCAGTCCGGTGACCAAAGGCATTGTCTCTCCCAGCATCCAAAAGGTGAGAAATCCTGGCAGTAAAAGACAAGAGAGAGGCAGGAACATTAGTGGGAACccaagagcctggctgctgaatcaggccagtgtgtgtgtgtgtgtgtgtgtgtgtgtgtgtgatggggggttggg
The window above is part of the Zootoca vivipara chromosome 13, rZooViv1.1, whole genome shotgun sequence genome. Proteins encoded here:
- the TMEM107 gene encoding transmembrane protein 107 isoform X2, producing the protein MLPECFWPGFLTFWMLGETMPLVTGLVPSRFLTLTAHLVIVITIFWSRENNVRASLPLQCTQEEFENQDTEMVVALSVTLGLFAVELAGFLSGVSMFNNVQSLLSLAAHSSASICLSFFVFERWETVTYWYITGFCSALPATVEILLFISVLGLKKKPL
- the TMEM107 gene encoding transmembrane protein 107 isoform X1 is translated as MLPECFWPGFLTFWMLGETMPLVTGLVPSRFLTLTAHLVIVITIFWSRENNVRASLPLQCTQEEFENQDTEMVVALSVTLGLFAVELAGFLSGVSMFNNVQSLLSTGAHASAAVTLLFFLFEQWDSGLYWWIFVFCSALPATVEILLFISVLGLKKKPL
- the TMEM107 gene encoding transmembrane protein 107 isoform X3 translates to MLGETMPLVTGLVPSRFLTLTAHLVIVITIFWSRENNVRASLPLQCTQEEFENQDTEMVVALSVTLGLFAVELAGFLSGVSMFNNVQSLLSTGAHASAAVTLLFFLFEQWDSGLYWWIFVFCSALPATVEILLFISVLGLKKKPL